One region of Glutamicibacter sp. B1 genomic DNA includes:
- the murJ gene encoding murein biosynthesis integral membrane protein MurJ, producing MTQVPNPSVGSDQQPMTGAMDLVAEPPAELHHQQGRSRSKIYALMASGTMVSRLLGFARTALLAMAIGSVTSVADIFEKANVIPTIIYMLLAGGVFNVVLIPQLIKASKARDRGAAYTSKLITLTVVVMGILTLILTLSARPLIIALTNNWSEPMIVLGTAFAYWSLPQIFFYGLYAVLGQVLNANGRFAAFMWAPAINNIIQLLVIGAFILTFGSYTSGDPMENWSTLKTIWLAGGATLGIVMQALVLFWPLKKSGLKLSFDFGWRGMGLRHVGKLAIWTLAAMVIGNLSSLLYSKIVSGATAARAQMPADQAASVAGEYALNTSQLITVLPHSLFALTVATVLFNDFARAFAEKRAGDVGQLLNRGMRSTAIPIVFCTIVFIVLAGPLGRLFAGSSQNAAQAAGALGQLLVLTALGLPFKSLQFFMLRVFYAEEDTRTPMLIQSATAALGLILAFSAAALVDPLHIAAAIAFIYGLTNILSCIGTHYLVKRRYGNYGVTSVIDTYVRVGWMATISGAAGCLVLWLLGGFSFGFAYSSLFNAIISIILVAGTMGVIYLGLLHKTKVPELAGFLGPFLRRIPGIKR from the coding sequence ATGACTCAGGTTCCTAATCCATCCGTCGGCTCCGATCAGCAACCAATGACCGGGGCCATGGACTTAGTCGCCGAACCTCCAGCGGAGCTACATCATCAGCAAGGTAGGTCGCGCTCGAAGATCTATGCCCTGATGGCCTCGGGCACCATGGTGTCCCGCTTGCTTGGTTTTGCTCGCACGGCATTGCTGGCAATGGCCATCGGTTCGGTGACCTCGGTTGCCGATATCTTCGAAAAAGCCAACGTCATCCCCACGATCATCTACATGTTGCTGGCCGGCGGCGTGTTCAACGTCGTGCTGATCCCACAGCTGATCAAGGCGTCCAAGGCCAGAGACCGCGGAGCTGCCTACACCTCCAAACTGATTACGCTCACCGTGGTGGTGATGGGTATTTTGACCCTGATCCTCACGCTGAGTGCTAGGCCGCTGATCATCGCCCTGACCAACAACTGGTCAGAGCCTATGATCGTGCTGGGCACGGCCTTCGCCTACTGGTCACTGCCGCAGATCTTCTTCTACGGGCTCTATGCGGTACTCGGGCAGGTACTGAACGCCAACGGCCGATTTGCCGCTTTCATGTGGGCACCGGCGATTAACAACATCATCCAGCTTCTGGTGATTGGTGCGTTCATCCTGACCTTCGGTTCCTATACCTCGGGTGATCCAATGGAGAACTGGAGCACCCTGAAAACCATCTGGCTCGCTGGCGGGGCCACCTTGGGCATCGTCATGCAGGCGCTGGTCCTGTTCTGGCCGTTGAAAAAGAGCGGACTGAAACTCAGCTTCGATTTTGGATGGCGAGGCATGGGCCTGCGCCACGTGGGCAAGCTTGCGATCTGGACCTTGGCTGCCATGGTCATCGGCAACCTTTCTTCGTTGTTGTACTCCAAGATCGTCTCCGGTGCGACCGCAGCACGTGCCCAGATGCCAGCCGATCAGGCCGCCTCGGTGGCCGGCGAATATGCCCTGAACACCTCCCAGCTGATCACCGTCCTGCCACACTCACTGTTCGCACTGACCGTGGCCACGGTGCTCTTTAACGACTTTGCTCGTGCCTTTGCCGAGAAGCGTGCCGGTGATGTCGGCCAACTGCTCAATCGCGGAATGCGTTCCACCGCAATCCCCATCGTTTTCTGCACCATCGTCTTCATCGTGCTTGCGGGCCCCTTGGGCAGACTCTTCGCCGGTTCCTCGCAGAATGCTGCTCAAGCAGCCGGTGCATTGGGTCAGTTGTTAGTCCTCACCGCGTTGGGGTTGCCGTTTAAGTCGCTACAGTTCTTCATGCTGCGCGTGTTTTACGCCGAAGAAGACACGCGTACCCCGATGCTGATCCAGAGTGCCACCGCAGCCCTTGGCCTGATTCTGGCCTTCTCCGCTGCCGCGCTAGTTGATCCTTTGCATATTGCCGCAGCCATCGCGTTCATTTACGGGCTGACCAATATTCTTTCCTGCATCGGCACGCACTACCTGGTCAAACGCCGCTACGGCAATTATGGTGTCACCTCGGTTATCGATACCTACGTCCGTGTGGGCTGGATGGCGACCATCTCCGGGGCAGCCGGCTGCCTAGTGCTATGGCTATTGGGTGGATTCAGCTTTGGATTCGCCTATAGCTCGTTGTTCAACGCGATTATTTCGATCATTCTCGTCGCCGGAACCATGGGCGTGATTTACCTCGGGTTACTGCACAAAACTAAGGTGCCGGAGCTTGCTGGCTTCCTCGGTCCGTTCCTTCGTCGTATCCCAGGAATCAAGCGTTGA
- a CDS encoding NUDIX domain-containing protein, producing MNRPIPSAPKRTPLTASMARAQATGGHTSLPTVEEVSSGGIVIDFNDPQLPVAIIARYNRGGRLEWCLPKGHPEGVESNEEAAIREIEEETGIAGRILAPLGSVDYWFTVTNYRVHKTVHHFLLEATGGHLTIENDPDHEAVDVAWVPLGSLGKRLSFPNERRIADLAREVLTKHDSGS from the coding sequence ATGAACCGACCGATCCCGTCTGCCCCAAAGCGCACTCCATTGACTGCGTCAATGGCTCGCGCGCAGGCAACTGGCGGTCACACAAGCTTGCCAACAGTGGAAGAAGTCTCGTCCGGTGGCATCGTCATTGACTTTAATGATCCACAACTTCCCGTGGCGATTATTGCTCGGTATAACCGTGGAGGCCGTCTGGAATGGTGCCTGCCCAAGGGACATCCTGAAGGTGTGGAATCCAACGAGGAAGCGGCTATCCGTGAAATCGAGGAAGAAACTGGCATCGCCGGACGGATCCTGGCACCACTGGGTTCGGTCGATTATTGGTTCACCGTGACAAACTACCGTGTGCACAAAACCGTGCACCATTTCCTGTTGGAAGCTACCGGCGGGCATCTGACGATCGAGAACGATCCCGATCATGAAGCCGTCGATGTTGCCTGGGTTCCGCTAGGTTCACTTGGCAAACGTCTGTCCTTCCCTAATGAGCGCCGGATCGCTGATCTGGCACGCGAGGTTCTAACAAAGCATGACTCAGGTTCCTAA
- the trxA gene encoding thioredoxin, protein MSNAKAVTEATFQSEVLEAEKPVIVDFWAEWCGPCRQLGPVLDQIAEEHAAKVDVVKVNVDENQGIAAKYGITSIPAVYVFKGGEHVATSIGAKPKAVIEKDFAEYL, encoded by the coding sequence ATGAGCAACGCAAAAGCAGTAACTGAAGCAACCTTCCAGAGCGAAGTTCTGGAAGCCGAAAAGCCAGTCATCGTCGATTTCTGGGCAGAATGGTGCGGCCCTTGCCGCCAGCTCGGTCCAGTTCTGGATCAGATCGCTGAAGAGCACGCTGCCAAGGTAGACGTCGTCAAGGTTAACGTTGACGAGAACCAGGGCATTGCTGCTAAGTACGGTATCACCAGCATCCCTGCTGTTTATGTCTTCAAGGGTGGCGAGCACGTTGCTACCTCGATCGGTGCTAAGCCTAAGGCTGTCATCGAGAAGGACTTCGCAGAATACCTGTAA
- a CDS encoding CCA tRNA nucleotidyltransferase, which yields MHALPSPDALRQILPSVIFDLADRFVAAGHELSLVGGPVRDLYLGRVSPDLDFTTSARPDETIKVISGWADNIWDVGREFGTIALKKGEHTLEVTTYRADAYDSQSRKPIVAFGDNLHDDLFRRDFTMNSMALRLPQLELVDPFDGVSSLKDQSIRTPGAPDVSFSDDPLRMMRAARFASQLKIEVSAEVRQAMSEMTDRIDIISAERVRDELVKLINGADPRSGINLLVETGLADKVLPEVSALRLEIDEHHRHKDVYQHSLTVLEQAIALETDQDGPVPGPNFVLRFAALMHDIGKPATRKFEPNGAVSFRHHDVVGSKLVKARMRTLRFDKETTKAVARLVELHMRFYGYGDAGWTDSAVRRYVTDAGDLLEHLHRLTRSDVTTRNRKKSDRLAFAYDDLEARIAQIAEQEELKAIRPDLDGQQIMALLAIKPGPVVGRAYNYLLELRLDEGPLGEEVATERLRSWWEEQPEAQEAVTGE from the coding sequence ATGCATGCACTTCCCTCACCTGACGCGTTGCGTCAAATCCTGCCCTCGGTCATTTTCGACTTGGCCGACCGCTTTGTCGCGGCAGGCCATGAGCTGTCCCTGGTGGGTGGACCGGTTCGAGATTTGTACCTGGGTCGAGTTTCTCCAGACCTTGACTTCACCACGAGTGCGCGCCCCGACGAAACTATCAAGGTGATCTCTGGTTGGGCCGACAACATCTGGGATGTGGGACGCGAGTTTGGAACCATCGCACTGAAAAAGGGCGAACACACCCTAGAAGTCACGACTTATCGTGCTGACGCCTATGACAGTCAATCCCGTAAGCCGATCGTGGCTTTTGGTGATAACTTGCACGATGATCTCTTCCGGCGTGACTTCACCATGAACTCCATGGCCCTTCGCTTGCCTCAGCTTGAACTGGTTGACCCGTTTGATGGCGTCTCCTCTTTGAAGGATCAGTCGATTCGCACCCCAGGTGCTCCCGATGTTTCCTTCTCGGATGACCCGCTACGCATGATGCGTGCTGCTCGTTTTGCTTCGCAACTGAAAATTGAAGTCAGTGCCGAGGTACGTCAGGCCATGAGCGAAATGACCGATCGCATCGATATCATTTCCGCCGAGCGCGTGCGCGATGAACTGGTCAAGCTGATCAACGGGGCAGATCCACGTTCTGGCATTAACTTGCTTGTTGAAACTGGGTTGGCCGATAAAGTGCTTCCCGAAGTTTCTGCGCTGCGGCTGGAGATTGACGAGCACCATCGTCATAAGGATGTTTATCAGCATTCGCTCACCGTGCTCGAGCAGGCTATTGCCTTGGAAACCGATCAGGACGGGCCGGTTCCAGGTCCGAACTTTGTGTTGCGCTTTGCAGCGTTGATGCACGACATTGGGAAGCCTGCCACGCGTAAATTTGAACCAAACGGTGCGGTGTCTTTCCGCCACCACGACGTGGTTGGTTCCAAATTGGTCAAGGCACGCATGCGAACCTTGCGCTTTGATAAGGAAACCACCAAGGCCGTTGCTCGACTCGTTGAATTGCACATGCGTTTTTACGGCTATGGGGACGCTGGATGGACTGATTCAGCAGTCCGTCGATACGTCACTGACGCAGGTGACCTTCTCGAGCATCTTCATCGCTTGACCCGTTCGGATGTCACCACCCGTAATCGTAAGAAGTCCGACCGGTTGGCCTTTGCTTACGACGATCTCGAGGCGCGCATCGCACAGATTGCAGAGCAGGAAGAACTCAAGGCCATCCGTCCAGATTTGGATGGTCAGCAAATCATGGCCCTGCTGGCAATCAAACCCGGACCTGTGGTTGGCCGGGCGTACAACTACTTGCTGGAGCTTCGTTTGGACGAGGGGCCGCTGGGCGAAGAAGTAGCGACAGAGCGACTTCGCTCATGGTGGGAAGAGCAACCCGAAGCTCAAGAGGCTGTTACCGGAGAGTAA
- the trxB gene encoding thioredoxin-disulfide reductase → MTSAQNDEIRDVIIVGSGPSGYTAAIYTARANLKPLVIAGSVTAGGELMNTTDVENFPGFPEGIMGPDLMDNMQKQAERFGAEILFDDVTAMDLTGDIKTLSLADGTTFRTRSVIVSTGSAYRELGLEDEKRLSGHGVSWCATCDGFFFREQNIAVIGGGDSAMEEALFLTKFASKVTVVHRRNELRASKIMADRALAHEKIDFVWDSEVVGINGDDKVQGLVVKNRTSGEESTLDVTGIFVAIGNDPRVDLVKDQLELTSEGTIAVEGRTSKTSLPGVFAAGDVIDSTYRQAITAAASGCAAAQDVEHYLANVNESVATA, encoded by the coding sequence GTGACTTCAGCACAGAACGACGAAATCCGCGACGTAATCATCGTCGGCTCCGGCCCGTCGGGTTATACCGCTGCGATTTACACCGCGCGTGCGAACCTGAAACCACTGGTCATCGCCGGTTCAGTAACCGCTGGCGGCGAACTGATGAACACCACGGACGTGGAGAACTTCCCAGGCTTCCCAGAGGGAATCATGGGCCCAGACCTGATGGACAACATGCAGAAGCAGGCTGAGCGTTTTGGCGCCGAAATCCTCTTCGATGATGTCACTGCGATGGATCTCACAGGCGATATCAAGACCCTCTCACTGGCCGACGGCACCACCTTCCGTACCCGTAGCGTCATCGTTTCCACCGGCTCCGCATACCGCGAGCTGGGTCTGGAAGATGAGAAGCGCCTGTCCGGCCACGGCGTCTCCTGGTGTGCAACCTGCGATGGTTTCTTCTTCCGCGAACAGAACATTGCCGTCATCGGTGGTGGCGACTCCGCAATGGAAGAAGCACTGTTCCTGACCAAGTTTGCTTCCAAGGTCACCGTCGTACACCGCCGCAACGAACTGCGCGCATCGAAGATCATGGCTGACCGCGCTTTGGCTCACGAGAAGATTGACTTCGTGTGGGATTCCGAGGTGGTTGGCATCAACGGTGACGACAAGGTCCAGGGTCTGGTTGTTAAGAACCGTACCAGCGGTGAAGAGAGCACCCTTGATGTCACTGGTATCTTCGTTGCCATTGGCAATGATCCACGCGTTGATCTCGTCAAGGATCAGCTCGAACTAACTTCCGAGGGCACCATTGCCGTCGAAGGACGTACCTCGAAGACTTCGCTGCCAGGCGTATTTGCTGCTGGCGATGTCATCGATTCCACTTACCGTCAGGCAATTACTGCAGCTGCTTCCGGCTGCGCTGCTGCACAGGATGTGGAGCACTACCTGGCTAACGTCAACGAATCCGTAGCTACCGCCTAA